From Lemur catta isolate mLemCat1 chromosome 19, mLemCat1.pri, whole genome shotgun sequence, a single genomic window includes:
- the DPF1 gene encoding zinc finger protein neuro-d4 isoform X1, producing MGGLSARPTAGRTDPAGTCWGQDPGSKMATVIPGPLSLGEDFYREAIEHCRSYNARLCAERSLRLPFLDSQTGVAQNNCYIWMEKTHRGPGLAPGQIYTYPARCWRKKRRLNILEDPRLRPCEYKIDCEAPLKKEGGLPEGPVLEALLCAETGEKKIELKEEETIMDCQKQQLLEFPHDLEVEDLEDDIPRRKNRAKGKAYGIGGLRKRQDTASLEDRDKPYVCDICGKRYKNRPGLSYHYTHTHLAEEEGEENAERHALPFHRKNNHKQFYKELAWVPEAQRKHTAKKAPDGTVIPNGYCDFCLGGSKKTGCPEDLISCADCGRSGHPSCLQFTVNMTAAVRTYRWQCIECKSCSLCGTSENDGASWAGLTPQDQLLFCDDCDRGYHMYCLSPPMAEPPEGSWSCHLCLRHLKEKASAYITLT from the exons ATGGGCGGCCTCAGCGCCCGCCCGACCGCTGGGAGGACCGACCCGGCGGGGACCTGCTGGGGGCAGGACCCGGGGAGCAAGATGGCCACGGTCATCCCCGGCCCCCTGAG CCTAGGCGAGGACTTCTACCGCGAGGCCATCGAGCACTGCCGCAGCTACAACGCGCGCCTGTGCGCCGAGCGCAGCCTGCGCCTGCCCTTCCTCGACTCGCAGACCGGCGTGGCCCAGAACAACTGCTACATCTGGATGGAGAAGACTCACCGCGGGCCAG GTTTGGCCCCGGGACAGATTTACACGTACCCTGCCCGCTGTTGGAGGAAGAAACGGAGACTCAACATCCTGGAGGACCCCAGACTCCGGCCCTGCGAGTACAAGATCG ATTGTGAGGCACCCCTGAAGAAGGAGGGTGGCCTCCCGGAAGGGCCGGTCCTTGAGGCTCTGCTGTGTGCTGAGACGGGGGAGAAGAAGATTgagctgaaggaggaggagaccATTATGGACTGTCAG AAACAGCAGTTGCTGGAGTTTCCGCATGATCTTGAAGTGGAAGATTTGGAGGATGACATTCCCAGGAGGAAGAACAGGGCCAAAGGAAAG GCATATGGCATCGGGGGTCTCCGGAAACGCCAGGACACCGCTTCCCTGGAGGACCGAGACAAGCCGTATGTCTGTGATA TCTGTGGGAAACGGTATAAGAACCGGCCGGGGCTCAGCTACCACTACACCCACACCCacctggcagaggaggagggggaggagaacgCCGAACGCCACGCCCTGCCCTTCCACCGGAAAAACAACCATAAAC agttttaCAAAGAATTGGCCTGGGTCCCCGAGGCACAAAGGAAACACACAG CCAAGAAGGCGCCCGACGGCACCGTCATCCCCAATGGCTACTGTGACTTCTGCCTGGGTGGCTCTAAGAAGACGGGGTGCCCTGAGGACCTCATCTCCTGTGCAGACTGTGGGCGATCAG GACACCCCTCGTGTTTACAGTTCACGGTGAACATGACAGCGGCCGTGCGGACCTACCGCTGGCAGTGCATTGAGTGCAAGTCCTGCAGCCTGTGTGGCACCTCAGAGAACGAC GGTGCCAGCTGGGCGGGTCTCACCCCCCAGGACCAGCTGCTGTTCTGTGACGACTGCGATCGGGGTTACCACATGTACTGCCTGAGTCCCCCCATGGCAGAGCCCCCGGAAG GGAGCTGGAGTTGTCACCTCTGTCTTCGGCACCTGAAAGAAAAGGCCTCTGCCTACATCACCCTCACCTAG
- the DPF1 gene encoding zinc finger protein neuro-d4 isoform X2 has protein sequence MGGLSARPTAGRTDPAGTCWGQDPGSKMATVIPGPLSLGEDFYREAIEHCRSYNARLCAERSLRLPFLDSQTGVAQNNCYIWMEKTHRGPGLAPGQIYTYPARCWRKKRRLNILEDPRLRPCEYKIDCEAPLKKEGGLPEGPVLEALLCAETGEKKIELKEEETIMDCQKQQLLEFPHDLEVEDLEDDIPRRKNRAKGKAYGIGGLRKRQDTASLEDRDKPYVCDICGKRYKNRPGLSYHYTHTHLAEEEGEENAERHALPFHRKNNHKQFYKELAWVPEAQRKHTAKKAPDGTVIPNGYCDFCLGGSKKTGCPEDLISCADCGRSGHPSCLQFTVNMTAAVRTYRWQCIECKSCSLCGTSENDDQLLFCDDCDRGYHMYCLSPPMAEPPEGSWSCHLCLRHLKEKASAYITLT, from the exons ATGGGCGGCCTCAGCGCCCGCCCGACCGCTGGGAGGACCGACCCGGCGGGGACCTGCTGGGGGCAGGACCCGGGGAGCAAGATGGCCACGGTCATCCCCGGCCCCCTGAG CCTAGGCGAGGACTTCTACCGCGAGGCCATCGAGCACTGCCGCAGCTACAACGCGCGCCTGTGCGCCGAGCGCAGCCTGCGCCTGCCCTTCCTCGACTCGCAGACCGGCGTGGCCCAGAACAACTGCTACATCTGGATGGAGAAGACTCACCGCGGGCCAG GTTTGGCCCCGGGACAGATTTACACGTACCCTGCCCGCTGTTGGAGGAAGAAACGGAGACTCAACATCCTGGAGGACCCCAGACTCCGGCCCTGCGAGTACAAGATCG ATTGTGAGGCACCCCTGAAGAAGGAGGGTGGCCTCCCGGAAGGGCCGGTCCTTGAGGCTCTGCTGTGTGCTGAGACGGGGGAGAAGAAGATTgagctgaaggaggaggagaccATTATGGACTGTCAG AAACAGCAGTTGCTGGAGTTTCCGCATGATCTTGAAGTGGAAGATTTGGAGGATGACATTCCCAGGAGGAAGAACAGGGCCAAAGGAAAG GCATATGGCATCGGGGGTCTCCGGAAACGCCAGGACACCGCTTCCCTGGAGGACCGAGACAAGCCGTATGTCTGTGATA TCTGTGGGAAACGGTATAAGAACCGGCCGGGGCTCAGCTACCACTACACCCACACCCacctggcagaggaggagggggaggagaacgCCGAACGCCACGCCCTGCCCTTCCACCGGAAAAACAACCATAAAC agttttaCAAAGAATTGGCCTGGGTCCCCGAGGCACAAAGGAAACACACAG CCAAGAAGGCGCCCGACGGCACCGTCATCCCCAATGGCTACTGTGACTTCTGCCTGGGTGGCTCTAAGAAGACGGGGTGCCCTGAGGACCTCATCTCCTGTGCAGACTGTGGGCGATCAG GACACCCCTCGTGTTTACAGTTCACGGTGAACATGACAGCGGCCGTGCGGACCTACCGCTGGCAGTGCATTGAGTGCAAGTCCTGCAGCCTGTGTGGCACCTCAGAGAACGAC GACCAGCTGCTGTTCTGTGACGACTGCGATCGGGGTTACCACATGTACTGCCTGAGTCCCCCCATGGCAGAGCCCCCGGAAG GGAGCTGGAGTTGTCACCTCTGTCTTCGGCACCTGAAAGAAAAGGCCTCTGCCTACATCACCCTCACCTAG
- the DPF1 gene encoding zinc finger protein neuro-d4 isoform X3 translates to MEKTHRGPGLAPGQIYTYPARCWRKKRRLNILEDPRLRPCEYKIDCEAPLKKEGGLPEGPVLEALLCAETGEKKIELKEEETIMDCQKQQLLEFPHDLEVEDLEDDIPRRKNRAKGKAYGIGGLRKRQDTASLEDRDKPYVCDICGKRYKNRPGLSYHYTHTHLAEEEGEENAERHALPFHRKNNHKQFYKELAWVPEAQRKHTAKKAPDGTVIPNGYCDFCLGGSKKTGCPEDLISCADCGRSGHPSCLQFTVNMTAAVRTYRWQCIECKSCSLCGTSENDGASWAGLTPQDQLLFCDDCDRGYHMYCLSPPMAEPPEGSWSCHLCLRHLKEKASAYITLT, encoded by the exons ATGGAGAAGACTCACCGCGGGCCAG GTTTGGCCCCGGGACAGATTTACACGTACCCTGCCCGCTGTTGGAGGAAGAAACGGAGACTCAACATCCTGGAGGACCCCAGACTCCGGCCCTGCGAGTACAAGATCG ATTGTGAGGCACCCCTGAAGAAGGAGGGTGGCCTCCCGGAAGGGCCGGTCCTTGAGGCTCTGCTGTGTGCTGAGACGGGGGAGAAGAAGATTgagctgaaggaggaggagaccATTATGGACTGTCAG AAACAGCAGTTGCTGGAGTTTCCGCATGATCTTGAAGTGGAAGATTTGGAGGATGACATTCCCAGGAGGAAGAACAGGGCCAAAGGAAAG GCATATGGCATCGGGGGTCTCCGGAAACGCCAGGACACCGCTTCCCTGGAGGACCGAGACAAGCCGTATGTCTGTGATA TCTGTGGGAAACGGTATAAGAACCGGCCGGGGCTCAGCTACCACTACACCCACACCCacctggcagaggaggagggggaggagaacgCCGAACGCCACGCCCTGCCCTTCCACCGGAAAAACAACCATAAAC agttttaCAAAGAATTGGCCTGGGTCCCCGAGGCACAAAGGAAACACACAG CCAAGAAGGCGCCCGACGGCACCGTCATCCCCAATGGCTACTGTGACTTCTGCCTGGGTGGCTCTAAGAAGACGGGGTGCCCTGAGGACCTCATCTCCTGTGCAGACTGTGGGCGATCAG GACACCCCTCGTGTTTACAGTTCACGGTGAACATGACAGCGGCCGTGCGGACCTACCGCTGGCAGTGCATTGAGTGCAAGTCCTGCAGCCTGTGTGGCACCTCAGAGAACGAC GGTGCCAGCTGGGCGGGTCTCACCCCCCAGGACCAGCTGCTGTTCTGTGACGACTGCGATCGGGGTTACCACATGTACTGCCTGAGTCCCCCCATGGCAGAGCCCCCGGAAG GGAGCTGGAGTTGTCACCTCTGTCTTCGGCACCTGAAAGAAAAGGCCTCTGCCTACATCACCCTCACCTAG